A window of Komagataeibacter medellinensis NBRC 3288 contains these coding sequences:
- a CDS encoding phosphatase PAP2 family protein — translation MMRFITDFADQGVILPVMVTGGVVMALYGWWRGAAVWVVTVSLVLGIMLLLKIAGLYYAWLAHVPIISPSGHVAAACAVYGGLLLMLGQARFARFPVFMMLPVLGVALVVGLTRLSLHAHTLFEVVTGGIVGCAGAFMIGRRCGPVPHPLWMYLLSCMGGVAWLFHGYHLAIEGTIRNFFAPESLFHT, via the coding sequence ATGATGCGCTTTATCACCGATTTTGCAGACCAGGGCGTTATCCTGCCGGTCATGGTAACGGGTGGTGTGGTCATGGCGCTGTATGGCTGGTGGCGGGGTGCGGCTGTATGGGTGGTTACGGTCAGCCTTGTACTGGGCATTATGTTGCTGCTCAAGATTGCGGGCCTGTACTATGCGTGGCTGGCCCACGTACCCATCATCAGCCCCAGCGGGCATGTTGCGGCAGCCTGCGCGGTCTATGGCGGCCTGCTGCTCATGCTGGGGCAGGCACGCTTTGCCCGTTTTCCCGTTTTCATGATGCTGCCTGTTCTGGGGGTAGCGCTTGTTGTTGGCCTAACCCGCCTGTCCCTGCACGCCCATACGCTGTTTGAAGTCGTGACGGGGGGAATTGTGGGCTGTGCGGGCGCGTTCATGATCGGGCGCAGATGCGGGCCGGTCCCTCATCCTTTATGGATGTACCTGCTCTCCTGCATGGGCGGTGTCGCCTGGCTGTTTCACGGCTATCATCTGGCGATCGAGGGCACGATACGCAACTTCTTCGCACCCGAATCCCTGTTTCATACCTGA
- a CDS encoding cytochrome c: MPDVKRTILWSVLTAGTALAALSPLSARADDQQPPADLMARGEYIATAGDCVACHTAPGGKPFAGGLRISTPMGDVITTNITPDPEHGIGQYTLEDFEKSLRHGIRRDGNRLYPAMPYVSYSGMTDEDVKALYTWFMHGVKPVAESPPVTELNFPANLRITMAAWDLVAGSVTPETGDSATFDKLRRGKYLANALAHCGTCHTPRNIMLSEKQDSYLAGAPLQGWYAPNITSSKTAGIGNWSEDSLVQYLRTGHVDGLSQAAGPMGEAVEHSTSHLTDADLHALAAYILQVPAKDDEAEHTPREQVGKAADVPDIRTGELTRIDRLDEMDGAHIYDGNCAACHGANGAGTSDHYAPSLFHNTVVGSARPDNLIMVILSGVDRTAGGLHVHMPGFAQNSDVQRLSNAEIASVVNYVMATFGSGDHGVTADQVQQMRAQLPKAP, translated from the coding sequence ATGCCTGATGTGAAACGCACTATCCTGTGGTCGGTCCTGACCGCCGGCACAGCCCTTGCCGCTCTTTCCCCCCTCAGTGCGCGGGCGGATGACCAGCAGCCTCCCGCCGATCTGATGGCCCGGGGTGAATACATTGCCACGGCAGGGGACTGTGTGGCCTGCCATACCGCACCCGGCGGGAAGCCGTTTGCCGGTGGCCTGCGTATCAGCACGCCCATGGGCGATGTCATTACCACCAACATCACGCCCGACCCCGAGCATGGTATTGGCCAGTACACGCTGGAAGATTTCGAGAAAAGCCTGCGCCACGGCATCCGCCGCGATGGCAACCGTCTCTATCCCGCCATGCCCTACGTCTCCTATTCAGGCATGACGGATGAAGACGTCAAGGCGCTGTACACCTGGTTCATGCATGGGGTGAAGCCGGTGGCGGAATCACCTCCGGTAACGGAACTCAACTTTCCGGCCAACCTGCGCATAACCATGGCGGCGTGGGACCTTGTAGCCGGGAGCGTTACGCCCGAAACAGGTGATTCCGCCACGTTTGACAAGCTGCGTCGTGGCAAGTACCTCGCCAATGCGCTGGCGCATTGTGGTACCTGCCACACCCCGCGTAACATCATGCTCAGCGAGAAGCAGGACAGCTACCTTGCTGGTGCACCCCTGCAGGGCTGGTATGCGCCCAACATTACTTCCAGCAAGACAGCGGGTATTGGCAACTGGAGCGAGGATAGTCTGGTCCAGTATCTTCGCACCGGGCATGTCGATGGTCTGAGTCAGGCGGCCGGCCCGATGGGCGAGGCGGTCGAGCATAGCACCAGCCATCTGACTGATGCGGACCTGCATGCGCTTGCCGCCTATATCCTTCAGGTTCCCGCCAAGGATGATGAGGCCGAGCATACCCCGCGAGAACAGGTAGGCAAGGCGGCAGACGTGCCCGATATCCGTACGGGTGAGCTGACCCGTATCGACAGGCTCGATGAGATGGATGGCGCGCACATCTATGATGGCAACTGCGCTGCCTGCCATGGTGCCAATGGGGCTGGTACCAGTGACCATTATGCACCGTCGCTGTTCCACAACACGGTTGTAGGGTCTGCTCGCCCTGATAACCTGATCATGGTCATCCTGAGCGGCGTGGACCGCACGGCAGGGGGGCTGCATGTCCACATGCCCGGCTTTGCACAGAACTCCGATGTGCAGCGCCTGAGCAATGCGGAAATTGCCAGCGTAGTTAATTACGTCATGGCGACCTTCGGCAGTGGCGACCATGGCGTGACCGCAGACCAGGTGCAGCAGATGCGCGCCCAACTACCCAAGGCACCCTGA
- a CDS encoding GMC family oxidoreductase: MPSDQDLSADVVIVGSGVAGSSIANELARAGISVIVLEAGPRVDRQHFVENFRNLENKPSYQGPFPSVPWAVHPPNQITPNDYLHTTGPDAEAYQQVYLRMMGGTTWHWAGCAWRYLPSDFELKTRYGQGRDWALKYDDLEPFYYQAEVMMGVCGPDPAKEDLGSPRRQPYPMDALPISYAAQQFRQLISEKTPYRVVHEPQARNTRPYDSRPTCEGHNNCMPICPIGAMYNGSYSVYHAEAAGAKFVPNAVVYKIERDSANKRVTAVHYYDPDKGSHRVTGKYFVIAAHCIETAKLLLVSSDEQSPNGVANSSGHVGRNMMDHTGVQVTFISGDKALWPGRGPLETNVIDNFRDGDWRNERGAYLVHMVDDNQVDLATQLAISKGYVGRELEEQIRYLASHTVRLFSHNEGLADPDNRLTLSATHKDVLGIPHPEVYYKLPEYTVKSCEHTRGLFRDLIGLMHGTDEQWTPGYFPQDHPAGSTIMGTDPKDSVVDGFCRTHDHENLFIASSSVFSSVGTGNITLTVAALALRVADTLKKELAHA, from the coding sequence ATGCCTTCCGACCAAGATCTTTCAGCCGACGTTGTGATCGTCGGCTCCGGCGTTGCGGGCAGTTCCATTGCCAACGAACTGGCGCGCGCGGGTATTTCTGTCATTGTGCTGGAAGCTGGCCCCCGCGTGGATCGTCAGCATTTTGTCGAGAATTTCCGCAATCTCGAGAACAAGCCCTCCTATCAGGGGCCATTTCCGTCCGTGCCATGGGCGGTCCATCCCCCCAACCAGATCACGCCCAACGATTACCTGCATACCACCGGCCCGGATGCCGAAGCCTACCAGCAGGTCTACCTGCGCATGATGGGCGGCACGACATGGCACTGGGCGGGATGCGCCTGGCGCTACCTGCCATCCGATTTCGAGCTGAAGACCCGCTACGGGCAGGGCCGCGACTGGGCATTGAAATATGATGACCTGGAGCCGTTCTACTACCAGGCCGAAGTGATGATGGGCGTATGCGGCCCGGACCCTGCCAAGGAGGACCTTGGCTCCCCGCGCCGGCAGCCCTATCCCATGGATGCGCTGCCCATTTCCTATGCTGCCCAGCAGTTCCGCCAGTTGATCAGCGAAAAGACGCCCTACCGCGTCGTGCATGAACCGCAGGCCCGCAATACCCGCCCTTATGACAGCCGTCCGACCTGCGAGGGGCATAACAACTGCATGCCGATCTGCCCGATCGGGGCGATGTACAATGGTAGCTATTCCGTCTATCATGCCGAGGCGGCGGGGGCGAAGTTCGTGCCCAATGCTGTGGTGTACAAAATTGAGCGTGACAGCGCCAATAAGCGCGTGACGGCAGTGCATTACTACGATCCCGACAAGGGATCACATCGTGTGACCGGCAAATACTTCGTCATTGCCGCGCATTGTATCGAAACCGCCAAGCTGCTGCTTGTCTCATCCGATGAACAGAGCCCCAATGGCGTTGCCAACAGTTCGGGCCATGTAGGCCGGAATATGATGGACCATACCGGCGTGCAGGTGACTTTCATCAGCGGCGACAAAGCGTTGTGGCCCGGTCGTGGCCCGCTTGAGACCAACGTGATCGACAACTTCCGTGATGGGGACTGGCGTAACGAACGCGGTGCGTACCTCGTGCACATGGTTGATGACAACCAGGTTGACCTTGCCACGCAACTTGCCATTTCCAAGGGGTATGTGGGCAGGGAACTTGAAGAGCAGATCCGCTATCTTGCCTCCCATACCGTGCGGCTGTTCAGCCATAACGAGGGGCTGGCCGACCCGGACAATCGCCTGACACTCAGTGCTACGCACAAGGACGTGCTGGGCATCCCCCACCCGGAAGTCTATTACAAGCTCCCGGAATACACGGTTAAGAGCTGCGAGCACACGCGCGGCCTGTTCCGTGATCTCATCGGCCTGATGCACGGGACCGACGAGCAGTGGACCCCCGGCTACTTCCCGCAGGACCATCCCGCGGGTAGCACCATCATGGGTACGGATCCCAAGGATTCCGTGGTTGATGGGTTCTGCCGCACGCATGACCATGAAAACCTGTTCATTGCGAGTTCGTCCGTATTCTCGTCGGTCGGGACCGGCAACATCACGCTGACAGTCGCAGCCCTTGCCCTGCGTGTTGCCGACACGCTTAAAAAAGAACTCGCTCATGCCTGA
- a CDS encoding sorbitol dehydrogenase family protein → MAADRPCFPASIHLSTPNAVRLNRALRMSRRDMLLGALGTAVMTLGTGRGLAATAAVEDDAEGALFMALSQRLTDRDALDPRIGHALYAGIVQGAPQRREQIHKLHDLMAGGNFGSARDLAKAAEQADPAFKDVIHEIMTGWYRGVADQKVVVYRSALMFDITKDAIYPKTYAAGGPFYWTRTPPEVALPKGEPALSPSKFVVEPT, encoded by the coding sequence ATGGCTGCAGACCGGCCCTGTTTTCCTGCCAGTATCCACCTTTCCACTCCCAATGCGGTCCGGTTGAATCGGGCGCTGCGCATGTCTCGGCGTGACATGCTGCTTGGTGCCCTGGGTACTGCCGTCATGACCCTTGGCACGGGCAGGGGACTGGCTGCTACTGCTGCGGTGGAAGACGATGCGGAGGGGGCGCTGTTCATGGCTCTCTCGCAGCGCCTGACCGATCGTGATGCGCTCGACCCACGCATTGGTCATGCGCTTTATGCTGGCATCGTGCAGGGTGCGCCGCAGCGGCGTGAGCAGATCCACAAGCTGCACGACCTCATGGCGGGTGGTAATTTTGGCAGCGCGCGCGACCTGGCCAAGGCGGCTGAACAGGCCGACCCCGCGTTTAAGGACGTGATTCACGAAATCATGACCGGCTGGTACCGTGGCGTTGCCGACCAGAAGGTCGTGGTCTATCGCTCGGCGCTGATGTTCGACATCACCAAGGATGCCATCTACCCAAAGACATATGCGGCAGGTGGTCCGTTCTACTGGACCCGGACGCCCCCGGAAGTAGCGCTGCCCAAAGGTGAGCCAGCCCTTTCGCCATCGAAATTTGTCGTAGAACCCACCTGA